One window of Akkermansia biwaensis genomic DNA carries:
- a CDS encoding ankyrin repeat domain-containing protein yields the protein MNQHTRDIILDSLVLVAFSSILGGLSLLISKSFSGEDNPALDLITVMKKAESKEVNASTEKEEREAREKGMQEFEQNLEKGEELAKKQGKAFVNMTDQHGRTPVMWVCYANYNNIETTLKLEAKRAPYLGRLLQDPRLQIDQKDKDGWTALHWASWSGLDRLSEMLIEKKADINNKEDNGFTPLMLAAMRGNIQVVALLLDKGADMNAVNKFGKTALQLAEEGAAAYQASFDLTKTKVDKTPLDIFTEAYEKVVSATYPEHVSEFMEAMKTAVGRQAFTETDYVLQVITRSLISRELLSEKTADKFKKEIMEAVAEHSQKIDVRGVAFEYTVDLLRKAAAKQPM from the coding sequence ATGAACCAACACACGCGCGACATCATTCTGGACTCCCTCGTCCTGGTAGCCTTCAGTTCCATCCTCGGCGGCCTCAGCCTGCTGATCTCCAAATCTTTCTCAGGGGAGGACAATCCGGCCCTGGACCTCATCACCGTCATGAAAAAGGCGGAGTCCAAGGAAGTGAATGCCTCCACGGAAAAGGAGGAACGGGAAGCCCGGGAAAAGGGCATGCAGGAATTTGAACAGAATCTGGAAAAAGGGGAAGAACTGGCTAAAAAACAAGGGAAAGCCTTTGTCAACATGACGGACCAGCACGGCAGAACCCCCGTCATGTGGGTGTGCTACGCCAATTACAATAATATTGAAACCACGCTCAAGCTGGAAGCCAAGCGGGCTCCCTATCTGGGAAGACTGTTGCAGGATCCTCGCCTGCAGATCGACCAGAAGGACAAGGACGGCTGGACCGCCCTGCACTGGGCCTCCTGGAGCGGGCTGGACCGCCTGTCCGAAATGCTGATTGAGAAAAAGGCGGACATCAACAACAAGGAGGATAATGGTTTCACGCCCCTGATGCTGGCGGCCATGCGCGGCAATATCCAGGTAGTCGCCCTCCTGCTGGACAAAGGAGCGGACATGAACGCCGTCAACAAATTCGGAAAAACCGCCCTTCAACTCGCGGAAGAGGGGGCCGCAGCCTACCAGGCCAGCTTTGACCTGACCAAAACGAAAGTTGACAAGACTCCGCTTGATATCTTTACGGAGGCGTATGAAAAGGTCGTCTCCGCCACATACCCAGAACACGTTTCCGAATTCATGGAAGCCATGAAAACTGCAGTCGGCCGCCAGGCTTTTACGGAAACCGACTACGTCCTCCAAGTCATCACGCGCAGCCTGATTTCCAGGGAACTGCTCTCGGAGAAAACTGCCGACAAGTTCAAGAAGGAAATCATGGAAGCGGTGGCCGAGCATTCCCAGAAAATCGACGTGCGCGGCGTGGCTTTTGAGTACACCGTGGACCTGCTCCGCAAGGCGGCGGCGAAACAACCGATGTAG
- a CDS encoding ArsR/SmtB family transcription factor, with product MKSILKTLKLLTDPTRLRIINVLDEESLSVAELQEILGMGQSRISTQLAQLRQEGLVEDTRSGKNVFYTLSLADDLHNVALKACGELPEAEADKKALQVILDKRRNRTQAYFDEVVCRLGKNYAPGRSWKALAGALLRILNYDVVADLGAGEGFVSQLISPSAKRVIAVDNSPSMVELGQELARKHGLDNLEYRLGDIESPPIEPGTVDLALLSQALHHAHKPAKALEAAWNILKPGGCLVVLDLLQHGQEEARELYADRWLGFTPATLESMLKEAGFGNIHTDIVDREPEPPHFQTLMAAAWKGENGNRP from the coding sequence ATGAAGTCAATCCTAAAAACGCTAAAACTCCTGACAGACCCCACCCGTCTGCGCATCATCAACGTTCTGGACGAAGAATCCCTGAGCGTTGCGGAACTTCAGGAAATTCTCGGCATGGGGCAGAGCCGCATCTCCACCCAGCTGGCCCAGTTGCGGCAGGAAGGGCTGGTGGAAGACACGCGCTCCGGAAAGAACGTCTTTTACACGCTCTCCCTGGCCGACGACCTGCACAACGTAGCGCTGAAGGCCTGTGGGGAACTGCCGGAGGCGGAGGCGGACAAAAAGGCCCTCCAGGTCATTCTGGACAAGCGTAGAAACCGTACGCAGGCCTATTTTGACGAAGTGGTGTGCCGCCTGGGAAAGAATTACGCCCCAGGCCGTTCATGGAAGGCGCTGGCCGGGGCGCTGCTCCGCATCCTGAATTACGACGTTGTCGCCGACCTGGGGGCGGGAGAGGGGTTCGTCTCCCAGCTTATTTCTCCCAGCGCCAAAAGGGTCATTGCGGTGGACAATTCCCCCAGCATGGTGGAACTGGGGCAGGAACTGGCCCGCAAGCACGGCCTGGACAATCTGGAATACCGCCTGGGAGACATTGAATCCCCCCCCATTGAGCCAGGAACGGTGGACCTGGCCCTGCTCAGCCAGGCCCTGCACCATGCGCACAAGCCCGCCAAAGCGCTGGAAGCCGCCTGGAACATCCTTAAACCGGGCGGATGCCTGGTCGTTCTTGACCTGCTCCAGCACGGCCAGGAGGAGGCGCGGGAACTGTATGCGGACCGCTGGCTGGGCTTCACCCCCGCCACCCTGGAGAGCATGCTGAAGGAAGCGGGATTCGGGAACATTCACACGGACATCGTGGACAGGGAGCCGGAACCGCCCCATTTCCAGACCCTGATGGCCGCCGCGTGGAAGGGGGAGAACGGAAACCGTCCGTAA
- a CDS encoding MFS transporter, with protein sequence MNESVNPIVKYFSEFKILKTVSKDFWLTNVVQFFDGMAYFSMITVFVLYLTDYCSFNDADAALWVGLYTLFISAFVFAVGSICDIIGIRRAYLIGFIILITGRLIMGLGPDICPTVDSGRLAVMTGILIMSFGTAFMSPVIQTSIRRFSPLNARSTGFNIYYLLMNISAVVANVFLIEFFRKHFGAVDSGFWIINFGTLMVLLGCITTRFIDENNFAEPSEKEANLNAPQRRPLQLFREVWKESAFRKLILFLVLTMGVRIVFTLQFLVMPKYYVRTLYDDFAIGTINAINPAIIVSGLILLIPLLGRFSTVSLMIVGMSISAFSLVFMAIPIEWYYVVPGIETRSQAYLVAIVAQILVFAFGELLFSPRFSEYVARVAPKDKVASYMSLAALPMFIAKPINGIIGGLLVAYLCYDGICAKMDTGHIGFWSSPEFMWTIYLALAVISPIAIIMTRKTITSDHPEEDADSPPIEAIETETDPAVTAEELTEANS encoded by the coding sequence ATGAATGAATCAGTCAACCCCATCGTTAAATATTTTTCCGAGTTCAAGATACTAAAAACCGTCTCCAAAGATTTCTGGCTCACGAACGTCGTCCAGTTTTTTGACGGCATGGCCTATTTCTCCATGATCACGGTGTTTGTTCTTTATCTGACGGATTATTGCAGTTTCAACGATGCCGACGCGGCCCTGTGGGTGGGGTTGTATACCCTGTTTATCTCCGCCTTCGTATTTGCAGTGGGTTCCATCTGCGACATCATCGGCATCCGGCGCGCCTACCTGATCGGCTTCATCATCCTCATCACCGGACGCCTCATCATGGGGCTGGGCCCGGATATCTGCCCCACGGTGGATAGCGGACGGCTGGCCGTCATGACGGGCATCCTGATCATGTCGTTCGGCACGGCGTTCATGTCTCCCGTCATTCAGACTTCCATCCGTCGCTTTTCCCCGCTGAATGCGCGTTCCACGGGGTTCAATATCTATTATCTGCTGATGAACATTTCCGCCGTCGTCGCGAACGTGTTCCTGATCGAATTTTTCCGGAAACACTTCGGGGCCGTGGACAGCGGCTTCTGGATCATCAATTTCGGCACGCTGATGGTGCTGCTGGGCTGCATCACCACCCGGTTCATTGATGAAAACAATTTCGCGGAGCCAAGCGAAAAGGAAGCGAACCTCAACGCCCCGCAACGCCGTCCCCTCCAGCTTTTCAGGGAGGTCTGGAAGGAATCCGCCTTCCGCAAGCTGATCCTGTTCCTCGTTCTCACCATGGGTGTGCGCATCGTCTTCACGCTGCAATTCCTGGTCATGCCCAAGTATTATGTGCGCACGCTTTACGATGATTTCGCCATCGGCACCATCAATGCCATCAATCCGGCCATTATCGTTTCAGGCCTCATTCTTCTCATTCCCCTGCTGGGACGCTTCTCCACCGTCAGCCTGATGATCGTGGGCATGTCCATCTCCGCGTTTTCCCTTGTTTTCATGGCTATTCCCATTGAATGGTACTATGTGGTTCCCGGAATTGAAACACGCTCCCAGGCGTATCTGGTGGCCATCGTGGCCCAGATTCTGGTCTTTGCATTCGGAGAATTGCTGTTCTCCCCCCGTTTTTCCGAATATGTGGCACGCGTAGCTCCCAAGGACAAGGTGGCCTCCTACATGTCCCTGGCCGCCCTGCCCATGTTCATCGCCAAGCCCATCAACGGGATCATCGGCGGCCTGCTCGTAGCCTACCTCTGCTATGACGGCATCTGCGCCAAGATGGACACCGGGCACATCGGCTTCTGGTCCTCCCCCGAATTCATGTGGACCATTTACCTCGCCCTGGCCGTCATCAGTCCCATTGCCATCATCATGACCCGCAAGACTATTACTTCCGACCATCCGGAAGAGGATGCGGATTCACCGCCCATTGAAGCCATTGAAACGGAAACAGACCCGGCCGTGACGGCGGAAGAACTTACGGAAGCCAACTCCTGA
- the metK gene encoding methionine adenosyltransferase, giving the protein MSKNNPHIFTSESVGEGHPDKVADYISDSILDACLAQDKTSRVACETLVKSNMVIIAGELTTKAVINPEKIARQAIREIGYCNGQDDDVFHADTVFFTNLLTEQSPDIAQGVDAREAEGKGHAEQGAGDQGIMFGFATNETPELLPAPIVFAHRILIELAKRRKRGHVDWLRPDCKSQVAVAYGEDGHPAHIENVVISTQHTEDVSHETISDYCKKLVKSVLPEELLDEKTEYFINPTGKFVVGGPHGDSGLTGRKIIVDTYGGMGRHGGGAFSGKDPSKVDRSAAYMCRWVAKHIVAAGLADKCELQVAYAIGYPTPVSIRVDTFGTGKVAENAIEDALEGIFSFKPADMVTQLDLLRPIYRQTTHYGHFTKPDLPWETLDEARLASLRNLLH; this is encoded by the coding sequence ATGAGTAAAAACAACCCTCACATCTTCACCTCGGAATCCGTAGGAGAAGGCCACCCGGATAAAGTGGCCGACTACATTTCCGACTCTATTTTAGACGCCTGCCTGGCTCAAGACAAAACTAGCCGCGTCGCGTGCGAAACCCTGGTGAAAAGCAACATGGTCATCATTGCCGGGGAACTGACGACCAAGGCGGTCATCAATCCGGAAAAAATCGCCCGCCAGGCCATCCGGGAGATCGGCTACTGCAACGGGCAGGATGACGACGTGTTCCATGCGGACACCGTCTTTTTCACGAACCTTCTTACGGAACAGTCCCCGGACATTGCACAGGGCGTGGACGCCCGCGAGGCGGAGGGCAAGGGCCATGCGGAACAGGGCGCGGGGGACCAGGGCATCATGTTTGGCTTCGCCACGAACGAAACTCCGGAACTTCTTCCGGCCCCGATCGTGTTCGCCCACAGAATTCTTATTGAACTGGCCAAACGCCGCAAGCGGGGCCATGTGGACTGGCTGCGTCCGGACTGCAAGTCCCAGGTGGCCGTGGCTTATGGCGAGGACGGGCACCCGGCCCATATTGAAAACGTGGTCATTTCCACCCAGCATACGGAGGACGTAAGCCATGAAACGATCTCCGACTACTGCAAAAAGCTGGTCAAAAGCGTCCTGCCTGAAGAACTGCTGGATGAAAAAACGGAATACTTCATCAACCCCACGGGCAAATTCGTGGTAGGCGGCCCCCATGGGGATTCCGGCCTGACGGGGCGCAAGATCATTGTTGACACGTACGGGGGAATGGGGCGTCACGGCGGCGGCGCCTTCTCCGGCAAGGACCCGTCCAAGGTGGACCGCTCCGCCGCATACATGTGCCGCTGGGTGGCCAAGCACATCGTGGCCGCCGGACTGGCGGACAAATGCGAGCTTCAGGTGGCCTACGCCATCGGCTACCCCACACCGGTATCCATCCGCGTGGACACCTTCGGCACCGGAAAAGTGGCGGAAAACGCTATTGAAGACGCGCTGGAAGGCATCTTCTCTTTCAAACCTGCGGACATGGTCACCCAGCTGGACCTGCTGCGGCCCATCTACCGTCAGACGACCCATTACGGCCACTTCACCAAGCCGGACCTCCCCTGGGAGACGCTGGACGAAGCGCGCCTCGCATCCCTGAGAAACCTCCTCCATTAA
- the ahcY gene encoding adenosylhomocysteinase, which yields MFSETEHYKVRDISLAGFGRKELDIAEHEMPGLMAVREKYAASRPLDGVRIMGSLHMTVQTAVLIETLTALGASVRWASCNIFSTQDHAAAAIAESGTPVFAWKGETLKEYWDCTWKAMNFPGGLGPQLIVDDGGDATLLIHRGYEMENGCDWVNTPSESEEEQVIKELLKKISAETPGIFHRWLPELKGVSEETTTGVHRLYQMQAAGRLLIPAINVNDSVTKSKFDNLYGCRESLVDGIKRATDVMIAGKVAVVCGYGDVGKGCAQSLRGMGAQVVVTEVDPICALQAAMEGYRVLTVEDTLGWADIYVTTTGNCNIIRIEHMEKMKDQAIVCNIGHFDNEIQVHKLQTYPGIRHLNIKPQVDRYTFPSGNSLYLLAEGRLVNLGCATGHPSFVMSNSFANQVLAQLELWNTRETRSVGVEVLPKVLDEEVARLHLGKIGCKLTVLSPEQADYIGVPVEGPYKPDFYRY from the coding sequence ATGTTTTCAGAAACGGAACACTACAAGGTGCGCGACATCAGCCTTGCCGGCTTCGGCCGCAAGGAACTGGACATCGCCGAACATGAAATGCCCGGCCTGATGGCCGTGCGTGAAAAATACGCCGCTTCCCGGCCTCTGGACGGAGTGCGCATCATGGGCTCCCTGCACATGACCGTGCAGACCGCCGTACTCATTGAAACGCTCACGGCCCTGGGCGCTTCCGTCCGGTGGGCAAGCTGCAACATCTTCTCCACCCAGGACCATGCCGCCGCCGCCATCGCCGAATCCGGCACGCCCGTTTTTGCCTGGAAAGGGGAGACCCTCAAGGAATACTGGGACTGTACCTGGAAGGCCATGAACTTCCCCGGCGGCCTGGGACCGCAGTTGATTGTGGACGACGGCGGGGACGCCACGCTACTCATCCACCGCGGCTATGAAATGGAAAACGGCTGTGATTGGGTGAACACCCCGTCCGAATCCGAGGAAGAACAAGTCATCAAGGAGCTGCTGAAAAAAATCTCCGCGGAAACGCCGGGCATCTTCCACCGCTGGCTGCCGGAACTCAAGGGCGTTTCCGAGGAAACGACCACGGGCGTGCACCGCCTGTACCAGATGCAGGCCGCCGGCAGGCTTCTGATCCCCGCCATCAACGTGAACGACTCCGTAACCAAATCCAAATTCGACAACCTGTACGGCTGCCGCGAATCCCTGGTGGACGGCATCAAGCGCGCCACGGACGTAATGATTGCGGGCAAGGTGGCCGTGGTCTGCGGCTACGGAGACGTGGGGAAGGGTTGCGCGCAATCCCTGCGCGGCATGGGCGCCCAGGTGGTAGTGACGGAAGTCGATCCCATCTGCGCCCTTCAGGCCGCCATGGAAGGCTACCGCGTGCTGACGGTGGAGGACACGCTGGGCTGGGCGGACATTTACGTGACCACCACGGGCAACTGCAACATCATCCGCATTGAACACATGGAAAAAATGAAGGACCAGGCCATTGTGTGCAACATAGGCCACTTCGACAATGAAATCCAGGTGCACAAGCTCCAGACCTACCCCGGCATCAGGCATCTGAACATCAAGCCGCAGGTGGACCGCTACACCTTCCCGTCCGGCAACAGCCTGTACCTGCTGGCGGAGGGACGCCTGGTGAACCTGGGCTGCGCCACGGGCCATCCCAGCTTTGTGATGTCCAACAGCTTCGCCAACCAGGTCCTGGCCCAGCTTGAACTGTGGAACACCCGTGAAACCCGTTCCGTGGGCGTGGAAGTGCTGCCCAAGGTGCTGGACGAGGAAGTCGCCCGCCTGCACCTGGGCAAGATCGGCTGCAAGCTCACCGTCCTTAGCCCGGAACAGGCGGATTACATCGGCGTTCCCGTGGAAGGCCCCTA